A genomic region of Streptomyces sp. NBC_00247 contains the following coding sequences:
- a CDS encoding DUF5719 family protein, which produces MKSTPLSLIAGAVALAAVTGVAAFNAPGGTAPAKAASATRLPVERSSLLCPAPSDSELAETAYTSFTPAGKGTGEESAAELTRTLPVTDDGTGDATTDKTDKTADDKAAAAAKKKAEKPVLALKEAGKPVTAEADGADAPALVGTATGALAPGWSAQQTTSVSVGSTRGLLGVSCTAPDTEFWFPGVSTAATSQDYIHLTNPDDSAAIADIQLFGPDGDLKADVGDGIAVPGHSGVAMLLSTLTGEAVDGVTAHVTTRSGRVGAVVRGAEEDSGSDWLTASADPSATVVMPGIPADATSVQLIAFAPGDDDADVKVQLVGKTATFAPAGNDTLHIKSGMTASVDLKNVTRKEPGSLRLTPAEGGRATPIVAALRVVRGTGSGQEIAYIPATRPVGARASVADNRSKGSTLSLVAPGATAQVKVTATAGSEGGEQAVKSYTVKGGTTLAFTPPVPSGLKGSYALTVETESGGPVYAARTLALPEDGVQMFTVQTLPDDRGTVEVPAAVQDLTVLDD; this is translated from the coding sequence GTGAAGTCCACACCCCTGTCCCTCATCGCGGGCGCCGTCGCGCTCGCCGCCGTCACCGGTGTCGCCGCGTTCAACGCGCCCGGCGGCACCGCTCCGGCGAAGGCCGCGTCCGCGACCCGGCTGCCCGTCGAGCGGTCCAGCCTGCTCTGCCCGGCGCCCAGCGACTCGGAGCTGGCCGAGACCGCGTACACCTCCTTCACCCCGGCGGGGAAGGGGACGGGCGAGGAGTCGGCCGCCGAGCTGACGCGGACGCTCCCCGTCACGGACGACGGCACCGGCGACGCCACCACCGACAAGACCGACAAGACTGCGGACGACAAGGCCGCCGCGGCGGCGAAGAAGAAGGCGGAGAAGCCGGTCCTCGCGCTCAAGGAGGCCGGGAAGCCCGTCACGGCCGAGGCCGACGGCGCCGACGCGCCGGCGCTCGTCGGCACCGCCACCGGTGCGCTCGCTCCGGGCTGGAGCGCGCAGCAGACCACCTCGGTCTCCGTCGGCTCCACCCGAGGGCTGCTCGGCGTCAGCTGCACCGCGCCCGACACGGAGTTCTGGTTCCCCGGCGTCAGTACGGCCGCCACCTCGCAGGACTACATCCACCTGACCAACCCGGACGACAGCGCGGCGATCGCCGACATCCAGCTGTTCGGCCCGGACGGCGACCTCAAGGCGGACGTCGGCGACGGGATCGCCGTACCGGGACACTCCGGCGTGGCCATGCTGCTCTCCACGCTGACCGGCGAGGCCGTCGACGGCGTCACCGCCCACGTCACCACCCGCAGCGGCCGGGTCGGCGCCGTGGTCCGGGGCGCCGAGGAGGACAGCGGGAGCGACTGGCTGACCGCCTCCGCGGACCCCTCCGCCACGGTGGTGATGCCCGGCATCCCCGCCGACGCCACCTCGGTCCAGCTGATCGCGTTCGCGCCCGGCGACGACGACGCGGACGTCAAGGTGCAGCTGGTGGGGAAGACGGCGACCTTCGCCCCGGCGGGCAACGACACCCTGCACATCAAGTCGGGCATGACCGCGAGCGTCGACCTGAAGAACGTCACCCGCAAGGAGCCGGGCTCGCTGCGGCTCACTCCGGCCGAGGGTGGCCGGGCCACCCCGATCGTGGCCGCGCTGCGCGTGGTGCGGGGTACCGGCTCCGGCCAGGAGATCGCGTACATCCCGGCCACCCGGCCGGTCGGGGCCCGGGCGAGCGTGGCCGACAACCGGTCCAAGGGCTCGACCCTGTCGCTCGTCGCACCCGGCGCCACCGCCCAGGTGAAGGTCACCGCCACGGCGGGCAGCGAGGGCGGTGAACAGGCCGTCAAGTCGTACACGGTCAAGGGCGGTACGACCCTCGCGTTCACCCCGCCCGTCCCGTCCGGGCTCAAGGGCTCGTACGCGCTGACGGTGGAGACGGAGTCGGGCGGCCCCGTCTACGCGGCCCGCACGCTCGCCCTCCCGGAGGACGGCGTGCAGATGTTCACCGTGCAGACGCTGCCGGACGACCGGGGCACGGTCGAGGTCCCGGCCGCGGTGCAGGACCTGACGGTCCTGGACGACTGA
- a CDS encoding SIS domain-containing protein, translating into MLDETLLDAPDALARADRRGLLRGAAEAGARVRTAALHTAEAGVGGLTPEGRPRAVLVAGPGTAAAGVADIVGALAGAAAPVTRLRPTGVAPAGGALRWTLPGWAGPVDLLLIATADGAEPGLSLLAEQAYRRGCSVVAVAPTRSPLREAVERAHGLLVPMAAAPHGEYDAETSAAGPGTLWALLTPLLALLDRVGLLAASEEDLRKVADRLDRTAERCGPAIATYSNPAKTLAAELADTLPLVWTEGEAAGPVGRRFAAVLAELAGRPALTAPLPEALPSHGALLAGDFAAGADPEDFFRDRVDEGETLRARVVLLRDRPTGGLTAAPAARELALGHDTAISELEPDEGSELEALAELLAVTDFAAVYLALASEPPAAENPA; encoded by the coding sequence ATGCTCGACGAGACGTTGCTCGACGCCCCGGACGCCCTGGCCAGGGCCGACCGCCGGGGGCTCCTGCGCGGGGCCGCCGAGGCCGGCGCCCGCGTCCGTACCGCAGCCCTGCACACGGCAGAGGCCGGCGTCGGAGGGCTGACCCCCGAGGGCAGGCCGCGCGCCGTCCTCGTGGCCGGACCCGGCACCGCCGCCGCGGGCGTCGCCGACATCGTCGGCGCCCTCGCGGGAGCCGCCGCACCGGTCACCCGTCTCCGGCCCACCGGCGTCGCCCCGGCAGGCGGAGCGCTGCGCTGGACCCTGCCCGGCTGGGCCGGTCCGGTCGACCTGCTCCTCATCGCCACCGCCGACGGCGCCGAACCCGGCCTCTCGCTCCTCGCCGAACAGGCCTACCGGCGCGGCTGCTCCGTCGTCGCCGTCGCCCCCACCCGCTCACCGCTGCGTGAAGCCGTCGAGAGGGCCCACGGGCTCCTCGTCCCCATGGCCGCCGCCCCGCACGGCGAGTACGACGCCGAGACCTCGGCCGCGGGCCCCGGCACCCTCTGGGCGCTGCTCACCCCGCTCCTCGCCCTGCTCGACCGGGTCGGCCTGCTCGCGGCGTCCGAGGAAGACCTGCGCAAGGTCGCGGACCGGCTGGACCGCACCGCCGAACGGTGCGGGCCCGCCATCGCCACGTACAGCAACCCGGCCAAGACCCTCGCCGCCGAGCTCGCCGACACGCTGCCGCTCGTCTGGACCGAGGGCGAGGCCGCGGGCCCGGTCGGCCGCCGGTTCGCCGCCGTCCTCGCCGAACTCGCCGGCCGCCCGGCGCTCACCGCGCCGCTCCCCGAAGCCCTGCCCTCGCACGGCGCCCTGCTCGCCGGGGACTTCGCGGCCGGAGCCGATCCCGAGGACTTCTTCCGCGACCGCGTCGACGAGGGGGAAACCCTGCGCGCCCGTGTCGTCCTCCTCCGGGACCGGCCCACCGGCGGGCTGACCGCCGCCCCCGCCGCCCGCGAACTCGCTCTCGGCCACGACACCGCCATCAGCGAACTCGAACCCGACGAGGGCAGCGAACTCGAAGCGCTCGCCGAACTCCTCGCCGTCACCGACTTCGCCGCCGTCTACCTCGCACTGGCCTCCGAACCACCGGCCGCCGAGAACCCCGCCTGA
- a CDS encoding WhiB family transcriptional regulator yields the protein MTELFQQLLVEDADEELGWQERALCAQTDPESFFPEKGGSTREAKKVCLACEVRSECLEYALSNDERFGIWGGLSERERRRLKKAAI from the coding sequence ATGACCGAGCTGTTCCAGCAACTGCTGGTCGAGGACGCGGACGAGGAACTCGGCTGGCAGGAGCGCGCGCTGTGCGCCCAGACCGATCCCGAGTCCTTCTTCCCGGAGAAGGGCGGATCGACCCGGGAGGCCAAGAAGGTCTGCCTCGCCTGCGAAGTCCGTTCCGAATGCCTGGAGTACGCCCTGTCGAACGACGAGCGGTTCGGCATCTGGGGCGGGCTCTCCGAGCGGGAGCGGCGGCGCCTGAAGAAGGCCGCGATCTGA
- a CDS encoding cysteine dioxygenase, giving the protein MNNDSDLQIAGDLLEVQHLLLPPKQHPTTVAEFAGLARSIAADRTQWAPLVQYDTTTRWYHRLRTGPGYEVWLLSWVPGQGSGRHDHGQSSGVLTVLEGELTEHTERGTRRIGADGQHVFAPGYVHEVVNDSLTPAVSLHVYFPGLTEMPMHTARCAPAALDAVPA; this is encoded by the coding sequence ATGAACAACGACAGCGACCTGCAGATCGCCGGCGACCTCCTGGAGGTCCAGCACCTGCTCCTGCCGCCGAAGCAACACCCCACCACCGTGGCCGAGTTCGCCGGTCTGGCCCGATCCATCGCCGCCGACCGCACCCAGTGGGCCCCGCTCGTCCAGTACGACACCACCACCCGCTGGTACCACCGGCTGCGCACCGGCCCCGGGTACGAGGTCTGGCTGCTCAGCTGGGTCCCCGGACAGGGCAGCGGGCGCCACGACCACGGCCAGTCGTCCGGCGTACTCACCGTGCTGGAAGGCGAGTTGACCGAGCACACCGAGCGCGGGACCCGGCGCATCGGCGCCGACGGCCAGCACGTCTTCGCCCCCGGGTACGTCCACGAGGTGGTCAACGACTCCCTCACGCCCGCCGTCAGCCTGCACGTGTACTTCCCCGGCCTCACCGAGATGCCGATGCACACCGCCCGGTGCGCCCCGGCCGCCCTCGACGCCGTACCGGCCTGA
- a CDS encoding metallopeptidase family protein, translated as MDSPAPSPPPDPRPRHRDRHGRGMRGPLAPPQVPLSVSRSETFSDLVQDSVERLERRWPQLAEVDFVVQDAPVTFEDTVPLGRAVSAAKGQPAQIVVYRRPVEIRSKSRDERALLVHEVVVEQVAELLGLSPESVDPRYGQD; from the coding sequence ATGGACAGTCCCGCACCTTCGCCCCCGCCCGACCCCCGGCCCCGGCACCGCGACCGCCACGGCCGGGGCATGCGCGGGCCGTTGGCCCCGCCGCAGGTACCGCTGTCGGTGAGTCGCTCGGAGACCTTCAGCGATCTCGTGCAGGACTCGGTGGAGCGCTTGGAGAGGCGCTGGCCACAACTCGCCGAGGTGGACTTCGTGGTGCAGGACGCGCCGGTGACGTTCGAGGACACGGTGCCGCTGGGGCGCGCGGTCTCGGCGGCGAAGGGGCAGCCCGCGCAGATCGTCGTCTACCGGCGCCCCGTCGAGATCCGGTCGAAGAGCCGGGACGAGCGGGCGCTGCTGGTGCACGAGGTCGTGGTGGAGCAGGTCGCGGAGCTGCTGGGACTCTCCCCCGAGTCCGTCGACCCCCGGTACGGGCAGGACTGA
- the cofD gene encoding 2-phospho-L-lactate transferase, protein MRIVVLAGGIGGARFLRGLKQAAPDAEITVIGNTGDDIHLFGLKVCPDLDTVMYTLGGGINEEQGWGRTDESFHLKEELAAYGVGPDWFGLGDRDFATHVVRTQMLGAGFPLSAVTEALCDRWQPGVRLLPMSDDRVETHVAVEIDGETKAIHFQEYWVRLRASVPARAIVPVGAEQSKPAPGVLEAIAAADVIVFPPSNPVVSIGTILAVPGIREAIAEAGVPVVGLSPIVGDAPVRGMADKVLAAVGVESTAAAVAEHYGSGLLDGWLVDTVDAGAVDAVESAGIRCRAVPLMMTDVDATAEMARQALTLAEEVRA, encoded by the coding sequence ATGCGCATTGTGGTTCTGGCCGGCGGTATCGGTGGTGCTCGTTTCCTGCGTGGCCTCAAACAGGCCGCACCCGACGCGGAGATCACCGTCATCGGCAACACCGGCGACGACATCCATCTGTTCGGGCTGAAGGTCTGCCCCGACCTCGACACCGTGATGTACACCCTCGGCGGGGGCATCAACGAGGAACAGGGCTGGGGGCGCACCGACGAGAGCTTCCACCTCAAGGAGGAGCTCGCGGCCTACGGCGTGGGCCCGGACTGGTTCGGGCTGGGCGACCGCGACTTCGCGACCCATGTGGTCCGTACCCAGATGCTGGGCGCGGGCTTCCCGCTCAGCGCGGTCACCGAGGCCCTCTGCGACCGCTGGCAGCCGGGGGTCCGGCTGCTGCCGATGTCCGACGACCGGGTCGAGACGCACGTGGCCGTGGAGATCGACGGCGAGACCAAGGCCATCCATTTCCAGGAGTACTGGGTGCGGCTGCGGGCGTCCGTCCCGGCGCGGGCGATCGTGCCGGTCGGCGCGGAGCAGTCCAAGCCCGCCCCGGGCGTGCTGGAAGCCATCGCGGCGGCCGACGTCATCGTCTTCCCGCCGTCGAACCCGGTGGTGTCCATCGGCACGATCCTGGCGGTGCCCGGCATCCGGGAGGCCATCGCCGAGGCCGGTGTGCCGGTCGTCGGTCTCTCTCCCATCGTGGGGGACGCCCCGGTGCGCGGGATGGCCGACAAGGTGCTGGCCGCGGTGGGTGTGGAGTCGACGGCGGCCGCGGTGGCCGAGCACTACGGCTCCGGGCTGCTGGACGGGTGGCTGGTGGACACCGTGGACGCCGGTGCGGTGGACGCGGTGGAGTCGGCGGGCATCCGCTGCCGCGCGGTGCCGCTGATGATGACGGACGTCGACGCGACGGCCGAGATGGCCCGTCAGGCGCTGACGCTGGCCGAGGAGGTACGGGCGTGA
- a CDS encoding glycosyltransferase, giving the protein MSVQSHPAAPNASAPPEFPRHVVTAVLVSHDGARWLPDALAGLLGQERPVQDAVAADTGSADDSARLVTEALGGDRVLHLARRTGFGTAVDEAVRTATVLTADDLPYLKRPSGWDPVTRTWRDDAYDLPELPYGEPVQWLWLLHDDCAPEPDALAELLRVVDVDPQAAIVGPKLRGWYDRRQLLEVGVTIANSGRRWTALDRREQDQGQHDQVRSVLSVSSAGMLVRRDVWEELGGFDRRLPLMRDDVDLCWRAHMAGHRVLVAPDAVLRHAEAAARERRPIDCAGRSVVGPHRVDRAGAVYAMLANSPAKKLPWVLLRLVVGTLLRTLAYLVGKVPGQAIDEVTGLVGTLLRPGRIMAARRARGKGTVDPAELRSLFPPPGATVRATVEQVAGNFGSRADADAAGGSRHGAVESGPGGDDADFLEVEQFARLKRIGRKPGPVLFALLLLVSLLACRSLLGGGALAGGALLPAPDSVADLWGRFADGWHPVVTGSTEAAPPYLGVLAAVSALFLGSTGFALTLLLVCSVPLAGLTAYFASRPLIESRLLRAWASIAYAFLPAVTGALATGRLGTAVLAVLLPLMARTAVSAHGLRGDGRLRGSWRATWAFTLLLTFTTAFTPIVWPLAVVLGLGVLALRRRDIAAYGLRFLATVGTPLLVLAPWSLSLLTRPSDLLREAGLDLGEGTASAVDLLSLSPGGPKGGGSVLFLGIVLAALAALLRGERQTAIRAAWAAALVGLLFAGVSNGSTWAGPATLVYGTALIAAALLGADGARIRVAALSFGWRQPVAALIALASAAAPVVAALAWMAGGAAGPLERRDPVQVPAFVAEESSTADQPRTLVLGGTSAGSVSYTLVRGSGARLGDAELTAVTGSDSHLDKIVANLVAGSGADQGHQLSGFAVRYVLVRDGAPREMGRVLDATPGLSRLSQLDGSALWRVDQDVARVMIVPGSGDGEGVAVPSGAVESHTKIPAGEDGRLLRLADAADPAWQATLDGKPLTRKTVDGWAQGFELPASGGRLDLTYDTPLTHSAWIWAQIGLAVVLVVMALPGRRREIDDDLPEDAEAAAAADAAEGDGRRARRLRAAAEAEAAAAAAEGEPSPDGPPAVPGFGTGAPEEDRPEPEPYAPAHGEDGAYVPAQAEGDGTYAAQAEEGDGTYAAVPQQQYAEWDGQQYQQSAYAPYQTDQHQTDQHQTGPYPTDPYPAEQQYPAEQYPADQYPADQYGTGQFQQVDPYQQNADVYDPYGYGQQQQQQQEQQQHQGYETQAPYDPYTGQRYGVHDTDEQVDPNAPDQAPWQTRNASRGESE; this is encoded by the coding sequence ATGTCCGTGCAGAGTCACCCGGCGGCGCCGAACGCGTCCGCCCCCCCAGAGTTCCCCCGCCACGTCGTCACCGCCGTGCTCGTCTCCCACGACGGCGCACGCTGGCTGCCCGACGCGCTCGCGGGCCTGCTCGGGCAGGAGCGCCCCGTACAGGACGCCGTCGCCGCCGACACCGGCAGCGCCGACGACTCCGCGCGGCTGGTCACCGAGGCGCTGGGCGGTGACCGCGTCCTGCACCTCGCGCGCCGGACCGGCTTCGGCACCGCCGTCGACGAAGCGGTACGCACCGCGACCGTGCTGACCGCCGACGACCTGCCCTACCTCAAGCGCCCCAGCGGCTGGGACCCCGTCACCAGGACCTGGCGGGACGACGCCTACGACCTGCCGGAACTCCCCTACGGCGAACCCGTCCAGTGGCTCTGGCTGCTCCACGACGACTGCGCCCCCGAGCCCGACGCCCTCGCCGAACTGCTGCGCGTCGTCGACGTCGACCCGCAGGCCGCGATCGTGGGACCCAAGCTGCGCGGCTGGTACGACCGCCGGCAGCTGCTCGAAGTCGGCGTCACCATCGCCAACAGCGGCCGTCGCTGGACCGCGCTCGACCGGCGCGAACAGGACCAGGGCCAGCACGACCAGGTCCGCAGCGTCCTCTCCGTCTCGTCCGCGGGCATGCTCGTGCGGCGCGACGTCTGGGAGGAGCTCGGCGGCTTCGACCGCAGGCTCCCCCTGATGCGCGACGACGTCGACCTCTGCTGGCGCGCCCACATGGCCGGACACCGGGTGCTCGTCGCCCCCGACGCCGTGCTCCGGCACGCCGAGGCCGCCGCCCGCGAACGCCGCCCCATCGACTGCGCCGGACGTTCGGTGGTCGGCCCGCACCGCGTCGACCGGGCCGGTGCCGTCTACGCGATGCTCGCGAACAGCCCGGCCAAGAAGCTCCCCTGGGTGCTGCTCCGCCTCGTCGTCGGCACCCTGCTCCGCACCCTCGCCTACCTCGTCGGCAAGGTCCCCGGCCAGGCGATCGACGAGGTCACCGGCCTCGTCGGCACCCTGCTGCGGCCGGGCAGGATCATGGCCGCACGCCGCGCCCGCGGCAAGGGCACCGTCGACCCGGCCGAACTCCGCTCCCTCTTCCCGCCGCCCGGTGCCACCGTCCGCGCCACCGTCGAGCAGGTCGCCGGCAACTTCGGCTCGCGCGCGGACGCCGACGCCGCGGGCGGCTCGCGCCACGGAGCCGTCGAGTCCGGACCCGGCGGCGACGACGCCGACTTCCTGGAGGTCGAGCAGTTCGCCCGGCTCAAGCGGATCGGCCGCAAACCCGGCCCCGTCCTCTTCGCCCTCCTGCTGCTCGTCTCGCTCCTCGCCTGCCGCTCCCTGCTCGGCGGCGGCGCGCTGGCCGGCGGCGCGCTGCTGCCCGCACCGGACTCCGTCGCCGACCTCTGGGGCCGGTTCGCGGACGGCTGGCACCCCGTCGTCACCGGCTCCACCGAGGCGGCCCCGCCCTACCTCGGCGTACTCGCCGCCGTCTCGGCCCTCTTCCTCGGCTCCACCGGCTTCGCGTTGACCCTGCTGCTCGTCTGCTCGGTACCGCTCGCCGGACTCACGGCTTACTTCGCGTCCCGGCCGCTCATCGAGTCCCGCCTGCTGCGGGCCTGGGCGAGCATCGCGTACGCCTTCCTGCCGGCCGTCACCGGAGCGCTGGCCACCGGACGCCTGGGCACCGCCGTGCTCGCCGTGCTGCTCCCGCTGATGGCCCGTACCGCCGTCTCGGCCCACGGCCTGCGCGGCGACGGACGGCTCCGCGGCAGCTGGCGGGCCACCTGGGCCTTCACCCTGCTGCTCACCTTCACCACCGCGTTCACCCCGATCGTGTGGCCGCTCGCCGTCGTCCTCGGCCTGGGCGTGCTCGCCCTGCGCCGCCGGGACATCGCCGCGTACGGACTCCGGTTCCTCGCCACCGTCGGCACCCCGCTGCTCGTCCTCGCGCCCTGGTCGCTGAGCCTGCTGACCCGGCCGTCCGACCTGCTCCGGGAAGCGGGCCTGGACCTCGGCGAGGGCACCGCCTCCGCCGTCGACCTGCTCTCGCTGAGCCCCGGCGGCCCCAAGGGCGGCGGCTCCGTCCTCTTCCTCGGCATCGTGCTCGCGGCCCTCGCCGCCCTGCTGCGCGGCGAACGCCAGACCGCGATTCGCGCCGCCTGGGCCGCCGCCCTCGTCGGCCTGCTCTTCGCGGGCGTCAGCAACGGCTCCACCTGGGCCGGTCCCGCCACCCTCGTCTACGGCACCGCGCTGATCGCCGCCGCCCTGCTGGGCGCGGACGGGGCGCGCATCCGCGTCGCCGCCCTCAGCTTCGGCTGGCGGCAGCCGGTGGCCGCGCTGATCGCGCTGGCCTCCGCCGCCGCGCCGGTGGTGGCCGCCCTCGCCTGGATGGCGGGCGGCGCCGCCGGACCGCTGGAGCGCCGCGACCCGGTGCAGGTTCCCGCGTTCGTCGCGGAGGAGAGCAGCACGGCCGACCAGCCGCGCACCCTGGTGCTCGGCGGGACCTCGGCAGGATCGGTCTCGTACACCCTGGTCCGCGGATCCGGCGCCCGCCTCGGCGACGCCGAACTGACCGCGGTGACCGGCAGCGACAGCCACCTGGACAAGATCGTCGCCAACCTGGTGGCGGGCTCCGGCGCCGACCAGGGCCACCAGCTCAGCGGCTTCGCCGTGCGGTACGTGCTGGTGCGCGACGGCGCCCCGCGCGAGATGGGCCGGGTACTCGACGCGACGCCCGGCCTCAGCCGCCTCAGCCAGCTCGACGGCAGCGCCCTGTGGCGGGTCGACCAGGACGTCGCCCGCGTCATGATCGTCCCGGGCTCCGGTGACGGCGAGGGCGTGGCGGTGCCCTCGGGCGCCGTGGAATCCCACACCAAGATCCCGGCGGGCGAGGACGGCCGGCTGCTCCGCCTCGCCGACGCGGCCGACCCCGCCTGGCAGGCCACCCTGGACGGGAAGCCGCTCACCCGCAAGACCGTCGACGGCTGGGCGCAGGGCTTCGAGCTTCCCGCGTCCGGCGGCCGGCTCGACCTCACCTACGACACCCCCCTCACGCACTCCGCGTGGATCTGGGCGCAGATCGGGCTCGCCGTGGTCCTCGTGGTCATGGCCCTGCCGGGCCGCCGCCGCGAGATCGACGACGACCTCCCCGAGGACGCCGAAGCCGCCGCGGCGGCCGACGCGGCCGAGGGCGACGGACGCCGGGCCCGCCGGCTCCGCGCCGCCGCCGAGGCGGAAGCAGCCGCCGCGGCGGCCGAAGGCGAGCCGTCGCCGGACGGTCCGCCGGCCGTCCCCGGCTTCGGCACCGGCGCGCCCGAGGAGGACCGGCCCGAGCCGGAGCCGTACGCCCCGGCGCACGGCGAGGACGGCGCGTACGTCCCGGCGCAGGCCGAGGGCGACGGTACGTACGCCGCGCAGGCCGAGGAGGGGGACGGCACGTACGCCGCGGTTCCCCAGCAGCAGTACGCCGAGTGGGACGGGCAGCAGTACCAGCAGTCCGCGTACGCGCCGTACCAGACCGATCAGCACCAGACCGATCAGCACCAGACCGGTCCGTACCCGACCGACCCGTACCCGGCCGAGCAGCAGTACCCCGCCGAGCAGTACCCGGCGGACCAGTACCCGGCGGACCAGTACGGGACCGGCCAGTTCCAGCAGGTCGACCCGTACCAGCAGAACGCCGACGTCTACGACCCGTACGGCTACGGGCAGCAGCAGCAACAACAGCAGGAACAGCAGCAGCACCAGGGTTACGAGACCCAGGCCCCGTACGACCCCTACACGGGGCAGCGGTACGGCGTCCACGACACCGACGAGCAGGTCGACCCGAACGCCCCGGACCAGGCGCCGTGGCAGACCCGTAACGCATCGCGAGGCGAGTCCGAGTGA
- a CDS encoding DUF3499 domain-containing protein, giving the protein MSPVRRCSRTACGRPAVATLTYVYADSTAVLGPLATYAEPHCYDLCAEHSERLTAPRGWEVVRLTDSSAPTHHSADDLEALANAVREAARPRDRGQDGTGRGPRTADPVEVARRGHLRVLRSPDS; this is encoded by the coding sequence GTGAGCCCTGTACGTCGCTGTTCGCGCACTGCGTGCGGCCGTCCTGCCGTCGCGACACTGACGTACGTCTATGCCGACTCGACTGCGGTCCTCGGCCCGCTCGCCACCTACGCCGAGCCCCACTGTTACGACCTCTGCGCCGAACACAGTGAGCGGCTCACCGCGCCCCGGGGCTGGGAGGTGGTCCGGCTCACCGACTCCTCCGCCCCCACCCACCACAGCGCCGACGATCTCGAAGCGCTGGCCAACGCCGTCCGCGAGGCCGCCCGCCCGCGCGACCGGGGCCAGGACGGAACCGGCCGTGGGCCGCGTACCGCCGACCCCGTCGAGGTCGCGCGCCGGGGCCACCTGCGGGTCCTGCGCTCCCCCGACTCCTGA
- a CDS encoding Trm112 family protein has product MALEAGLLEILACPACHSPLDDRTADDSPELVCTGADCGLAYPVRDGIPVLLVDEARRPA; this is encoded by the coding sequence ATGGCACTCGAAGCCGGCCTTCTGGAGATCCTCGCCTGTCCGGCGTGCCACTCCCCGCTCGACGACCGCACGGCGGACGACAGCCCGGAGCTGGTCTGCACCGGCGCCGACTGCGGGCTGGCCTACCCGGTCCGCGACGGCATCCCGGTGCTCCTCGTGGACGAGGCCCGCCGCCCCGCGTGA
- a CDS encoding phosphomannomutase/phosphoglucomutase, with product MVADLSQLVKAYDVRGVVPDQWDESLAELFGAAFVQVTDADAIVIGHDMRPSSPGLAGAFARGAQARGADVTLIGLCSTDQLYYASGTLGVPGAMFTASHNPAQYNGIKLCRAGAAPVGQDTGLADIRGLVERWSEHGAPTPAAGHGTLTERDTLDDYAAHLLGLVDLTAIRPLKVVVDAGNGMGGHTVPTVFQGLPLDVVPMYFELDGTFPNHEANPLDPANIVDLRARVLAEGADLGLAFDGDADRCFVVDERGTGVSPSAVTALVAERELARNGGKGTVIHNLITSWSVPEVIRENGGTPVRTRVGHSFIKAEMAEHGAIFGGEHSAHYYFRDFWNADTGMLAALHVLAALGGQPGTLSALLTSYDRYTGSGEINSTVADQADRLAAIRAAYGDREDVTFDELDGLTVASTDWWFNVRASNTEPLLRLNVEARDEATMAAVRDEALALVRA from the coding sequence GTGGTTGCTGATCTGTCGCAGCTCGTGAAGGCGTACGACGTGCGAGGCGTCGTACCCGACCAGTGGGACGAATCGCTCGCCGAACTCTTCGGCGCGGCGTTCGTCCAGGTCACCGACGCGGACGCGATCGTCATCGGCCACGACATGCGCCCGTCCTCGCCCGGCCTCGCGGGCGCCTTCGCCCGGGGCGCACAGGCCCGCGGCGCCGACGTCACCCTGATCGGCCTCTGCTCCACCGACCAGCTGTACTACGCCTCCGGAACCCTCGGCGTGCCCGGCGCGATGTTCACCGCCTCGCACAACCCGGCCCAGTACAACGGCATCAAGCTCTGCCGCGCCGGAGCCGCCCCGGTGGGCCAGGACACCGGCCTCGCCGACATCCGCGGCCTCGTGGAACGGTGGTCCGAGCACGGAGCGCCCACCCCCGCCGCCGGCCACGGAACGCTCACCGAGCGCGACACCCTCGACGACTACGCCGCCCACCTCCTCGGCCTCGTGGACCTGACCGCGATCCGGCCGCTCAAGGTCGTGGTGGACGCGGGCAACGGCATGGGCGGCCACACCGTACCCACGGTCTTCCAGGGCCTGCCGCTCGACGTCGTACCGATGTACTTCGAACTCGACGGCACCTTCCCGAACCACGAGGCCAACCCCCTCGACCCGGCCAACATCGTGGACCTGCGGGCCCGCGTCCTCGCCGAGGGCGCCGATCTGGGCCTCGCCTTCGACGGCGACGCCGACCGCTGCTTCGTCGTCGACGAACGCGGCACGGGCGTCTCGCCGTCCGCCGTCACCGCCCTCGTCGCGGAGCGGGAACTCGCCCGCAACGGCGGCAAGGGCACCGTCATCCACAACCTGATCACTTCGTGGTCCGTCCCCGAGGTCATCCGCGAGAACGGCGGCACCCCCGTCCGCACCCGCGTCGGCCACTCCTTCATCAAGGCCGAGATGGCCGAGCACGGCGCGATCTTCGGCGGCGAACACTCGGCGCACTACTACTTCCGGGACTTCTGGAACGCCGACACCGGCATGCTCGCCGCCCTCCACGTCCTCGCCGCCCTCGGCGGACAACCGGGCACGCTCTCCGCGCTGCTCACCTCGTACGACCGCTACACCGGTTCCGGCGAGATCAACTCCACCGTCGCCGACCAGGCGGACCGCCTCGCCGCGATCCGCGCCGCGTACGGCGACCGCGAGGACGTGACCTTCGACGAGCTGGACGGCCTCACCGTCGCCTCCACCGACTGGTGGTTCAACGTCCGCGCCTCCAATACCGAACCGCTGCTGCGTCTGAACGTCGAAGCCCGCGACGAGGCCACCATGGCGGCGGTACGGGACGAAGCCCTGGCCCTCGTCCGGGCATAG